Proteins co-encoded in one Chroococcidiopsis sp. TS-821 genomic window:
- a CDS encoding molybdopterin-dependent oxidoreductase — protein sequence MQEPVTFQVNGKTYTEHCPPGTSLLTLLRDLGWVGVHRVCESGDCGSCTVWVDDRPVHSCIYPVMKLEGHDVTTIEGLATDELAPIQQAFLEKQGFQCGFCTPGMIMSAAKLQYTSLAELRKALDGNLCRCTGYEAIVESILAAKEQRSQPCLGQNPVGKSVPKQDGPAIVKGAADYTADWSPPGLLHIKALRSPYPHARIRTIDTEKAKALPGVHAVFTYEDVPRKPYTTAGHADPVPDPLDHYLLDNKVRFVGDRVAAVVAESVAIAIQACQLIEVDYEVLPHVIDPVKAMNGGIVIHDEPESSQIYDPQRNIAAKVTLGTHDLEQGFTEADLIVENTYYLPAVQHVHLEPHISTSWLEEDGTLVVRSSTQVPFHTQRVLSQLFDLPKDKVRVFKTQIGGGFGNKQEILTEDLCVLATLRTGKPVQWEFTREEEFTATNSRHAMQIRVKTGVKADGTLVAQEMEAIANTGAYGNHAPTVVFLTGCYPLGLYRCPHQRFIGLSVYTNTMPAGAFRGYGATQGTFAVESQMDEIAEKLGIDPIELRQKNIIQPQDIIRLGREEAHDHFHLIGSYGVPECFAKVTQAFNYVPGMKPTVDGHLRRGVGFAVSMQGSGLAKIHSAGVKLSLKNNGKYELRTGAIDVGTGADTSLRQIAAQVLGVTVADIELIAGDTHHTPFDAGSYASATTYISGKAVNKAAIAMRSQILQFAAKVLDTQPENITLTADKVLAPQQEITLQELVAHNQQPFVVEVEHAANESSLTFAVQGAEVEVDIETGRITVLRCVQAIDVGTAINPRICRGQATGGIVMGLGYALSEELLINDAGRILNPALRTYRLPTAKDTPQMEIFLVEQPDPYGPFGAKGIGEIGTNCTAAAIANAVAHATGVRLTQIPMTPERVWKALNA from the coding sequence ATGCAAGAACCAGTAACTTTTCAAGTTAATGGCAAAACCTACACCGAACACTGTCCCCCAGGAACAAGCTTATTAACTTTACTGCGCGATCTTGGCTGGGTAGGCGTACACCGCGTTTGTGAATCGGGTGATTGCGGAAGTTGTACAGTCTGGGTTGACGATCGACCTGTCCATAGTTGTATTTATCCTGTAATGAAGCTAGAAGGACACGACGTAACAACTATTGAAGGACTTGCAACAGATGAATTAGCACCAATTCAACAAGCTTTTCTCGAAAAACAAGGTTTTCAGTGTGGTTTCTGCACTCCAGGAATGATTATGAGTGCAGCAAAGTTGCAATATACTTCACTAGCCGAATTACGTAAAGCTTTAGATGGTAACTTGTGTCGCTGTACCGGATACGAAGCAATTGTTGAAAGTATTCTCGCAGCTAAAGAACAACGATCGCAACCTTGTTTAGGTCAAAATCCTGTCGGAAAAAGTGTTCCCAAACAAGATGGACCAGCGATTGTTAAAGGTGCAGCAGACTATACGGCAGATTGGTCGCCACCAGGATTGTTACATATTAAAGCGCTGCGATCGCCTTATCCCCACGCGCGTATTCGTACAATTGACACCGAAAAAGCAAAAGCCCTTCCAGGCGTTCACGCAGTTTTTACCTATGAAGACGTTCCGCGTAAACCTTATACAACAGCAGGACACGCCGATCCAGTACCCGATCCACTCGATCATTATTTGTTAGATAATAAAGTTCGGTTTGTGGGCGATCGCGTTGCAGCGGTTGTTGCAGAATCAGTGGCGATCGCAATTCAAGCGTGTCAACTTATCGAAGTCGATTACGAAGTTCTGCCTCATGTTATCGATCCTGTCAAAGCAATGAATGGCGGGATTGTGATTCACGATGAACCCGAATCATCACAAATTTACGATCCTCAACGCAATATTGCAGCTAAAGTTACGCTGGGAACGCACGATCTTGAACAAGGATTCACCGAAGCAGATTTAATCGTTGAAAATACATATTACTTACCAGCCGTACAACACGTTCATTTAGAACCGCATATCAGTACAAGTTGGTTAGAAGAAGATGGAACTTTGGTAGTGCGATCGAGTACGCAAGTTCCATTTCATACGCAAAGAGTGCTATCACAGCTATTTGATTTACCAAAAGACAAAGTTCGCGTTTTCAAAACTCAAATCGGCGGAGGATTTGGCAACAAACAAGAAATTCTCACTGAAGATTTATGCGTTTTAGCAACGTTGCGTACTGGAAAGCCTGTGCAATGGGAATTTACCCGCGAAGAGGAATTTACAGCCACCAATAGCCGTCATGCAATGCAGATTCGAGTTAAAACTGGAGTCAAAGCGGATGGTACGCTAGTCGCCCAAGAAATGGAAGCGATCGCTAATACAGGGGCGTATGGCAATCACGCGCCTACAGTTGTCTTCCTGACAGGTTGCTATCCCCTCGGTTTATATCGATGTCCGCATCAGCGATTTATTGGGTTATCAGTTTACACGAATACAATGCCTGCTGGGGCGTTTCGCGGCTACGGCGCAACGCAAGGAACCTTTGCAGTTGAGTCGCAAATGGACGAAATCGCCGAGAAACTGGGAATTGATCCAATAGAACTGCGGCAAAAAAATATTATTCAACCTCAAGATATCATTCGCCTCGGACGCGAAGAAGCGCACGACCATTTTCACTTGATTGGTAGCTATGGCGTACCTGAATGTTTTGCTAAAGTGACGCAAGCCTTCAACTATGTTCCTGGAATGAAACCTACTGTTGATGGTCATCTGCGGCGCGGTGTGGGATTTGCCGTTTCAATGCAAGGAAGTGGTTTGGCAAAAATTCATAGCGCAGGCGTGAAGCTATCCTTAAAAAACAATGGGAAATACGAATTAAGAACTGGGGCGATTGATGTTGGTACGGGCGCTGATACCTCATTACGACAAATTGCGGCACAGGTTTTGGGTGTTACAGTTGCAGATATAGAACTGATTGCAGGTGATACGCACCATACACCTTTTGATGCAGGTTCGTATGCGTCAGCAACGACTTATATATCGGGTAAAGCTGTGAATAAAGCTGCTATTGCCATGCGATCGCAAATTTTACAGTTTGCAGCTAAAGTTCTTGACACTCAACCAGAAAATATCACACTCACCGCAGATAAAGTACTTGCCCCACAACAAGAAATAACACTACAAGAACTTGTCGCTCATAATCAACAACCTTTTGTTGTCGAAGTCGAACACGCTGCTAATGAATCATCTTTGACGTTTGCAGTGCAAGGTGCAGAAGTCGAAGTTGATATCGAAACAGGTAGAATCACTGTTCTGCGTTGCGTACAAGCCATTGATGTTGGTACAGCAATTAACCCAAGAATCTGTCGCGGACAAGCAACAGGTGGAATTGTCATGGGCTTAGGCTATGCATTATCTGAGGAATTACTCATCAATGATGCAGGGCGAATTTTAAATCCTGCACTGCGAACATATCGCTTACCTACTGCTAAAGATACACCGCAAATGGAAATCTTTTTAGTCGAACAGCCCGATCCTTATGGTCCATTTGGTGCAAAGGGTATCGGAGAAATTGGCACTAATTGTACCGCAGCTGCGATCGCTAATGCTGTCGCCCATGCAACAGGTGTGCGGCTAACGCAAATTCCGATGACACCCGAACGAGTGTGGAAAGCCTTGAATGCTTGA
- a CDS encoding four-helix bundle copper-binding protein produces MTTAQSQLDTCIQACLDCLRDCEYCADACLSEDMVQMMAECIKRCRDCADTCALCARLMSRRSELHKQMCGVCAQACDRCASECGKHDDEHCQRCAESCRRCAQLCHEMAA; encoded by the coding sequence ATGACAACTGCACAGTCTCAACTTGACACTTGTATTCAGGCGTGCTTGGATTGTCTGCGCGATTGTGAATACTGCGCTGACGCTTGCTTGAGTGAAGACATGGTGCAGATGATGGCTGAATGTATTAAGCGGTGTCGTGATTGTGCTGATACTTGCGCCCTCTGCGCCCGATTGATGTCGCGTCGTTCGGAACTTCACAAGCAAATGTGTGGTGTTTGCGCGCAAGCGTGCGATCGCTGTGCTAGCGAATGCGGTAAACACGATGACGAACACTGTCAGCGTTGTGCTGAATCTTGTCGTCGCTGCGCTCAACTTTGTCACGAAATGGCAGCATGA
- the uraD gene encoding 2-oxo-4-hydroxy-4-carboxy-5-ureidoimidazoline decarboxylase, with protein sequence MNLLSELNQMNQDDFVAALGWIFEDSPWVAAKAWAKKPFTDVEKLHQSMVDVVREASDAEKLALICAHPDLGAKAKMAEASVKEQAGVGLDRLSPQEYDKFNSLNQAYKEKFNFPFIVAVKNHTKESILASFSQRLENTKETELQTVLAEIEKIALFRLQEVIDDR encoded by the coding sequence ATGAATTTGCTATCTGAGTTAAATCAGATGAATCAAGATGACTTTGTAGCAGCGTTAGGGTGGATATTTGAGGATTCACCTTGGGTTGCAGCGAAAGCTTGGGCTAAAAAACCATTTACTGATGTAGAGAAACTACATCAAAGTATGGTAGATGTGGTTCGCGAGGCGAGTGATGCAGAAAAACTTGCGCTCATTTGCGCGCACCCTGATTTAGGTGCTAAAGCGAAGATGGCTGAAGCCTCTGTAAAAGAGCAAGCTGGAGTTGGTTTAGATCGATTGTCTCCACAAGAGTACGATAAATTTAATTCGCTCAATCAAGCATATAAAGAAAAATTTAACTTTCCTTTTATCGTTGCTGTCAAGAATCATACAAAAGAAAGTATTTTAGCAAGCTTTTCTCAAAGGTTAGAAAACACAAAAGAGACAGAATTGCAAACAGTTTTAGCAGAAATAGAAAAAATAGCTTTGTTTCGTCTTCAGGAAGTTATTGACGATCGATAA
- the hisC gene encoding histidinol-phosphate transaminase codes for MSFFRAAVDAMTGYIPGEQPKPGTSIVKLNTNENPYPPSPQAIEVLRNLDSEWLRRYPDPFAKDFCCAVSEALGVPAEWVIVGNGSDELLNVIVRASAEGSDRKVVYPIPTYVLYRTLAAMQPAEVVEINYPADFQLPIDELVQAKGAVTFIASPNSPSGHLVPLADLRILAEQLSGILVIDEAYTDFAEYSALPLVQEFENVIILRTLSKGYSLAGLRMGFGIANPQLLAGLFKIKDSYNIDAIATAIGTAAMRDQAYKNACAEKVKKSRAKLTVELKNLGFQVLDSQANFVLATPPQGNAEQLYLALKARGILVRYFQQVGLEDKLRVTVGTDEQNQTLIEALVSLM; via the coding sequence ATGAGTTTCTTTCGTGCTGCTGTTGATGCAATGACAGGTTACATTCCTGGGGAACAGCCTAAACCAGGAACGTCGATCGTCAAGCTTAACACTAATGAAAATCCTTATCCACCTTCGCCGCAAGCAATCGAAGTACTACGCAATCTAGATAGTGAGTGGTTGCGCCGCTACCCCGACCCATTTGCGAAAGATTTCTGTTGTGCTGTCAGTGAGGCTTTGGGTGTACCTGCGGAGTGGGTAATTGTGGGCAATGGTAGCGATGAGTTGCTCAATGTCATTGTACGGGCGAGTGCTGAGGGAAGCGATCGCAAAGTTGTTTATCCGATACCTACGTATGTTTTGTATCGCACATTAGCCGCGATGCAACCTGCAGAGGTTGTGGAAATTAACTATCCCGCAGATTTTCAGTTACCGATTGATGAACTTGTGCAGGCTAAGGGTGCAGTGACATTTATAGCGTCACCAAATAGTCCTTCGGGTCATTTGGTTCCATTGGCAGATTTGCGCATATTAGCAGAACAACTTTCAGGAATATTAGTGATTGACGAAGCGTATACCGACTTTGCCGAGTACTCGGCTTTACCCCTTGTGCAAGAATTTGAAAATGTAATTATTCTGCGAACACTATCGAAGGGATATTCGCTAGCGGGATTGCGTATGGGGTTTGGCATTGCAAATCCGCAGTTACTTGCAGGATTATTCAAAATTAAAGACAGCTACAACATTGATGCGATCGCAACTGCTATTGGTACTGCTGCTATGCGCGATCAAGCTTATAAAAATGCTTGTGCTGAAAAAGTGAAAAAGTCACGCGCTAAACTCACAGTAGAACTTAAGAATTTAGGCTTCCAAGTTCTTGATTCGCAAGCAAATTTTGTTTTGGCAACTCCACCGCAGGGAAACGCTGAACAGTTATATTTAGCACTGAAAGCACGGGGAATTTTAGTCAGGTATTTTCAGCAAGTTGGATTAGAAGATAAGTTGCGAGTTACTGTTGGAACGGATGAACAAAATCAAACTCTGATTGAGGCATTGGTGAGTTTAATGTAG
- a CDS encoding NADP-dependent isocitrate dehydrogenase, with amino-acid sequence MYEKITPPDTGSRITFENGEPIVPDNPIIPFIRGDGTGVDIWPASQKVIDAAVQTAYQGKRQISWFKVYAGDEACDVYGTYQYLPEDTLRAIKEYGVAIKGPLTTPVGGGIRSLNVALRQINDLYACVRPCRYYEGTPSPHKYPEKLDVIIYRENTEDIYLGIEWRQGTEMAERIINLLNNELIPASPEHGKKQIRLDSGIGIKPISKTGSQRLIRRAIRHALRLPKYKQTVTLVHKGNIMKYTEGAFRDWGYELATTEFRNECVTERESWILSNKEANPDISIEENAQLIEPGYNALTAEKQAVICQEIEKVLNAIWSTHGNGQWKDKVMVNDRIADSVFQQLQTRPDEYSVLATMNLNGDYVSDAAAAVVGGLGMAPGANIGDECAIFEATHGTAPKHAGLDRINPGSVILSGVMMLEYMGWQEAADLIKQGISDAIANRQVTYDLARLMDPPVEPLKCSEFAEAIIKHFQ; translated from the coding sequence ATGTATGAGAAGATTACGCCACCTGATACAGGTTCGCGCATTACGTTTGAGAATGGCGAACCGATAGTGCCCGATAATCCCATTATTCCCTTTATTCGCGGTGATGGTACAGGTGTTGATATTTGGCCCGCGAGTCAAAAGGTTATAGATGCGGCTGTGCAAACTGCCTATCAAGGAAAGCGACAAATTAGCTGGTTTAAAGTCTATGCCGGAGATGAAGCGTGTGACGTATATGGAACGTATCAGTATCTTCCGGAAGACACGTTACGAGCAATCAAAGAATACGGCGTCGCAATTAAAGGACCCTTAACAACCCCTGTAGGCGGCGGAATTCGTTCGCTCAATGTCGCCCTACGACAAATTAACGATTTATATGCATGCGTACGTCCTTGTCGCTATTACGAAGGCACACCTTCACCGCACAAATATCCAGAAAAGCTTGATGTCATCATCTATCGCGAAAATACTGAGGATATTTATCTCGGAATCGAGTGGCGTCAGGGTACAGAAATGGCCGAACGGATTATTAATTTACTCAATAATGAGTTGATTCCTGCTAGTCCTGAACATGGTAAAAAACAAATTCGTCTCGATTCAGGAATTGGAATTAAACCAATTAGTAAAACAGGCTCTCAGCGCTTGATTCGTCGGGCAATTCGACACGCCTTACGCTTGCCAAAATATAAGCAAACGGTAACTTTGGTGCATAAGGGCAATATTATGAAATACACCGAAGGTGCCTTCCGCGATTGGGGTTACGAATTAGCAACAACCGAGTTTCGTAATGAATGCGTTACCGAACGCGAATCTTGGATTTTGAGTAATAAAGAAGCCAACCCTGATATTTCAATTGAAGAAAATGCTCAACTCATTGAACCAGGATATAATGCGCTAACGGCAGAAAAGCAAGCCGTAATTTGTCAAGAAATTGAAAAAGTTCTTAATGCAATTTGGTCGACGCACGGTAACGGGCAATGGAAAGATAAGGTAATGGTAAACGATCGCATTGCCGATAGCGTTTTCCAACAACTCCAGACACGCCCTGATGAATACTCGGTATTAGCAACGATGAACCTCAACGGTGACTACGTTTCGGATGCTGCAGCAGCCGTCGTTGGTGGGCTCGGTATGGCACCAGGAGCTAATATTGGCGATGAATGCGCAATTTTTGAAGCTACGCACGGTACAGCGCCAAAACACGCCGGATTAGACCGAATTAATCCTGGTTCGGTTATTCTGTCGGGGGTGATGATGTTGGAGTATATGGGTTGGCAAGAAGCCGCAGATTTAATCAAACAGGGAATTAGCGATGCGATCGCCAACCGTCAAGTCACTTACGATTTAGCGCGATTGATGGACCCACCCGTCGAACCACTCAAGTGTTCCGAGTTTGCGGAAGCGATTATTAAACATTTTCAGTAA
- a CDS encoding Uma2 family endonuclease, giving the protein MSQSIATDFFSPEEQAEWVEEPDISHLVTEDDTLINLLAEKQQRLLTSCLYSSWKPGIPFLVTANVGLFYAINKPAIVPDILLSLDVEVPQDWQQKKNRSYFTRIIGKPPEVVIEIVSNTVGNELGSKMKDYARISVAYYVVYDPLQQLGDRLLRVHELRATSYTELETTWMEPVGLGLTLWDGVFEGKQDTWLRWCDRDGNLIATGDERAETERQRAERLAEILRSQGIDPDELLS; this is encoded by the coding sequence ATGTCACAATCAATAGCGACAGATTTCTTTTCCCCAGAAGAACAAGCTGAGTGGGTAGAAGAACCTGATATTAGCCATTTGGTGACAGAAGACGATACACTTATCAACCTGCTTGCAGAAAAACAGCAACGACTTTTGACGAGTTGTTTATACAGTTCGTGGAAACCAGGTATTCCGTTTTTAGTTACCGCTAATGTTGGCTTGTTTTATGCAATCAACAAACCAGCCATAGTACCCGATATCTTACTCAGCTTAGATGTAGAGGTTCCTCAAGATTGGCAACAAAAGAAGAACCGTTCTTATTTTACCCGGATTATTGGTAAGCCACCGGAAGTTGTCATTGAAATAGTCTCTAACACAGTGGGTAACGAACTGGGCAGTAAAATGAAGGACTATGCCCGTATTAGTGTTGCTTACTACGTTGTTTACGATCCTTTGCAGCAGTTAGGCGATCGCCTCCTACGAGTTCATGAGTTGAGGGCTACAAGTTACACCGAGTTAGAAACAACTTGGATGGAACCAGTGGGTTTAGGATTGACTTTGTGGGATGGAGTGTTTGAAGGAAAACAAGATACTTGGTTGCGGTGGTGCGATCGCGATGGTAATTTAATCGCAACAGGCGATGAGCGTGCAGAAACTGAACGTCAACGCGCGGAACGCTTAGCAGAAATATTGCGTTCTCAGGGTATCGATCCTGACGAGTTATTGAGTTAA
- a CDS encoding Uma2 family endonuclease — protein sequence MVTLQLKQIRVLPGERLILEDISWQAFETILIELGEHRGSRVAYIQGLLEIMVPLPEHEKAKVIIGDLVKILLDELNLNWEPLGSTTFKSEDRTAGVEPDDCFYIQNYKLMIGKERIDLSVDPPPPDLAIEIDVTSKTKLNAYRALQVPEIWRYENNLLEINLLEGNEYIKSEASLIFPNFPIKDEIPRFVQMAMTKGTTLALKAFRKRVQEYLSQ from the coding sequence ATGGTCACACTGCAACTCAAGCAAATTCGCGTTTTGCCAGGCGAACGCTTAATATTAGAGGACATTAGTTGGCAAGCGTTTGAAACAATTCTTATTGAGCTAGGAGAACATCGCGGTAGTCGAGTTGCATACATTCAAGGTTTGTTAGAAATAATGGTTCCCCTTCCAGAACATGAAAAGGCTAAAGTCATCATTGGGGACTTAGTAAAAATTTTACTGGATGAACTAAATTTAAACTGGGAACCTCTTGGTTCAACCACCTTCAAGAGTGAAGATAGGACAGCGGGGGTAGAACCAGACGATTGTTTTTATATTCAGAACTATAAATTAATGATAGGAAAAGAGCGAATAGATTTAAGCGTCGATCCTCCTCCTCCTGATTTAGCAATTGAAATCGATGTTACTTCAAAAACTAAACTGAATGCCTATCGAGCGTTGCAAGTACCAGAAATTTGGCGTTACGAAAATAATTTACTAGAAATAAATTTACTCGAAGGTAATGAATATATTAAGTCTGAAGCCAGTTTAATTTTTCCAAATTTTCCAATTAAAGATGAAATTCCTCGATTTGTACAAATGGCAATGACAAAAGGAACAACTCTTGCACTTAAAGCCTTTCGTAAAAGGGTGCAAGAATATCTTAGTCAATAA
- a CDS encoding xanthine dehydrogenase family protein subunit M — protein sequence MDLHNIQTYLRPQSLDKVENWSQGWSWLAGGTWIFTQAQPDLKVLVDLEKLNWSEIEVTSEGLSIGATCTMAKLRQWNFPENWTGVKALFRAVDELASFKVTNMATVGGNICLAIPASTFAPVMVALNANYEIWHPQAAPRFVAAKDFQTGIQQTVLHPGEVLRKIWIPQASLEWQISYQRVCVATAGIAISLVVAAYNPQTSQLRFGLGACVPTPQIVEFSYIPTADEIGEVLDAQLPLDCFIEDYAASATYRQHLTKVLMQRSLLEF from the coding sequence ATGGATTTACATAATATTCAAACTTACCTACGTCCTCAAAGTTTAGATAAAGTCGAAAATTGGTCGCAAGGCTGGTCTTGGCTAGCTGGAGGAACGTGGATTTTTACACAAGCACAACCTGATTTAAAAGTATTAGTCGATTTAGAAAAGTTAAATTGGTCAGAAATTGAAGTCACTTCAGAAGGATTAAGTATTGGTGCAACTTGTACGATGGCAAAGTTGCGTCAGTGGAATTTTCCAGAAAATTGGACAGGTGTCAAAGCTTTGTTTCGCGCGGTTGACGAACTTGCTTCTTTTAAAGTGACCAACATGGCAACAGTCGGCGGAAATATCTGTTTAGCGATACCAGCAAGTACGTTTGCTCCAGTCATGGTAGCACTAAATGCAAACTACGAAATTTGGCATCCGCAAGCTGCACCGCGTTTTGTTGCGGCTAAAGATTTTCAAACTGGAATTCAGCAGACAGTATTACACCCAGGCGAAGTTTTGCGTAAAATCTGGATTCCGCAAGCAAGTTTAGAATGGCAAATTAGTTATCAACGAGTTTGTGTCGCAACGGCGGGAATCGCCATATCGCTTGTTGTTGCAGCTTATAATCCGCAAACATCACAACTTCGATTTGGTTTAGGTGCTTGCGTACCAACACCACAAATTGTTGAATTTTCCTATATTCCTACCGCAGATGAAATTGGGGAAGTTCTTGACGCACAGTTACCGCTGGATTGTTTTATCGAAGACTATGCCGCAAGTGCGACTTATCGGCAACACCTGACTAAAGTTTTGATGCAGCGATCGCTTTTGGAATTTTAG
- a CDS encoding XdhC family protein, translating to MLEFYQQMAQALQQSSAVLATVVSVTGSVPREVGAKMLVCRDRTIGTIGGGAGEAKVIRQALEVLATGEKQFVEIDLSGASQRETQGVCGGAMQVWLERWSGGEAVELVMQIIEILSSGGCGTLVTPFSEDSQPYLEIEDNEPQRHKENEAFREVLMPLPTLLIVGAGHVAVPLAAIAAMIGFRVTVVDDRAEFATRDRFPQAAEVIAQPLTFALKYVSNSQYVALVTRGIQHDLEALRLLLQKPPQYIGTIGSRKRVRMIRQQLQQEGYPSEVLASLYAPIGLDIGALTPEEIAVSICAELIKVRRGGTGKSLSDLVTTTVLT from the coding sequence ATGCTTGAATTTTACCAACAAATGGCGCAAGCCTTACAACAAAGTTCAGCGGTTCTTGCCACGGTGGTAAGTGTTACAGGTTCAGTTCCGCGTGAAGTTGGAGCAAAAATGCTTGTGTGTCGCGATCGCACAATTGGCACAATTGGTGGTGGCGCTGGGGAAGCTAAAGTCATTCGCCAAGCTTTAGAAGTTTTGGCGACGGGTGAAAAGCAATTTGTGGAAATCGATCTATCTGGGGCGTCGCAGCGCGAAACTCAGGGTGTTTGTGGTGGCGCAATGCAAGTTTGGCTAGAACGTTGGAGTGGAGGTGAGGCAGTCGAGTTAGTAATGCAAATTATTGAGATTTTGTCAAGTGGTGGATGTGGAACTTTGGTGACGCCGTTTTCAGAAGATTCGCAGCCTTATTTGGAGATAGAGGATAACGAACCACAAAGACACAAAGAGAATGAAGCTTTTAGAGAGGTTTTGATGCCGTTACCAACGCTGTTGATTGTGGGGGCGGGTCATGTTGCCGTTCCTTTGGCAGCGATCGCAGCGATGATAGGGTTTCGGGTCACCGTAGTTGACGATCGCGCTGAATTTGCTACACGCGATCGGTTTCCACAAGCAGCTGAGGTGATTGCCCAACCCTTGACATTTGCGCTAAAGTATGTCTCAAATTCGCAGTATGTTGCGCTAGTAACCCGAGGAATCCAACATGATTTAGAAGCTTTGCGGCTTTTGTTACAGAAACCACCACAATATATAGGCACGATCGGTTCGCGCAAGCGCGTGCGGATGATACGTCAGCAGTTGCAACAAGAAGGATATCCCTCAGAGGTATTAGCATCACTCTACGCGCCCATTGGGTTAGATATCGGTGCTTTGACACCCGAAGAAATCGCAGTCAGTATTTGTGCTGAATTAATTAAAGTGCGGCGTGGTGGTACAGGTAAATCTTTGTCAGATCTAGTAACTACAACCGTTCTCACTTAA
- a CDS encoding GUN4 domain-containing protein produces the protein MTDPTTAFDTNFDVSALALQLTTGSEKVQAQTIEKLAILGTAGEELLMKFLLQRQSHPPTWIDGKAYQVLYNAESPAAKEFLQTNFPTGIVQLNSEQGIDYTPLQKLLADQDFQAADRLTLQKLCELAGPAAIQRKWLYFTEVENFTNTDLQTINKLWLIHSEGKFGFSVQREIWLGVGKNWEKLWPKIGWKSGNNWTRYPNEFTWNLSAPRGHLPLSNQLRGVRVMASLLAHPAWER, from the coding sequence ATGACTGATCCAACTACCGCTTTCGACACAAATTTCGACGTTTCTGCTTTAGCTTTGCAGTTAACTACAGGGTCGGAAAAAGTACAAGCGCAAACCATTGAGAAACTAGCGATACTTGGCACTGCGGGTGAAGAACTGCTAATGAAATTTTTACTGCAACGCCAATCTCACCCACCCACCTGGATTGATGGTAAAGCTTATCAGGTGCTTTACAACGCTGAATCGCCAGCTGCAAAAGAGTTTCTCCAAACAAATTTCCCGACGGGTATTGTACAACTCAACTCCGAGCAAGGTATTGACTACACGCCATTACAAAAACTCTTAGCAGACCAAGATTTTCAAGCTGCCGATCGTCTCACCTTACAAAAGCTTTGCGAATTAGCAGGACCTGCTGCAATTCAAAGAAAATGGTTATATTTTACCGAAGTAGAAAATTTTACCAATACTGACCTCCAAACCATCAATAAGTTGTGGTTAATTCACTCTGAGGGTAAATTTGGTTTTTCAGTCCAACGCGAAATTTGGCTTGGTGTCGGCAAAAACTGGGAAAAGCTTTGGCCTAAAATCGGTTGGAAATCAGGCAATAACTGGACTCGCTATCCTAACGAGTTTACTTGGAATCTCAGTGCTCCTAGAGGTCACCTACCTTTATCTAATCAACTACGCGGCGTGCGCGTTATGGCATCATTGCTAGCACATCCGGCTTGGGAGCGTTGA